TGTAGGGGAACCACCAGAAATCATGGGCGCTGGCGGCGGGATCGATCATGGCGAGCTTGGTGTGGCGGAAGGTGTCGAGGCCTTCAGCACCCAGTTGGCGGCCCATGCCCGACATCTTGCGCCCGCCGAAGGGACCGGCATCGTTGTCGAGCAAAGGCGCGTTCACCCAGACCATGCCCGCTTCGAGCTCGTTGACGGCGCGCATGCTCTCCTCGAGGTCCTTGGTATAGATCGTCGCGCCCAGGCCATAGCGCGAGCGGTTGGCGAGTGCGATCGCCTCGTCGAAGTTCTTGACCTTGCAGACCGGCAGCACCGGCCCGAAGCTCTCGCGGTTCATGATCTCCATCTCGGGTGTGACGTTCGTCATCACCGTGCATTCGGCGAAGAAGCCGCGATTGAGGCCGGCGGGCCTGCCGCCGCCGGTCACGACCCTGGCGCCCTCCTTGACCGCGCGGGCGACAATGCCTTCGTAGCGGTCGCGTTCCTTGCGCGAGGCGAGCGGGCCCATATCCGACTTGGCGAGGCCGTTGCCGATACGGACCTTCTTCGCTTCGGCGACGACACGCTCGACGAACTCGTCATGCACCTTCTCATGCACATAGAAGCGCTCGGCCGCGGCGCAGACCTGGCCGCAATTGATGAAGGCGCCGAAGGAAGCGCCCCGCGCCGCAATGTCGAGCGGGGCCGAAGGCATGACGATGAAGGGATCGTTGCCCGAGGCCTCGATCAGACAGCGCTTGAAATCGGTGGCGCAGGCCTGGGCCACCTTCTGGCCGGTCTCGATGCCGCCGGTGAAGGCGATCATGTGGGTGTCGCGGCTGGCGACGAGCTGGCCGCCGACGCGACCGCCGCCGGTTACGCATTGCACCACGCCCGGCGGCAGCACAGCCGAGAAGGCCTCGAGGAACTTCATCGTCACCAGCGAGGTCATCTCCGACGGCTTGATGATGACGGCATTGCCCGAGGCCAGTGCCGCGGCCGCCTCCCAGCAGAGCAGGCAGAGCGGGTAGTTGAAGGGCAGGATGATGACGACGACGCCCAGCGGATCCTTGATCGTGTAGTGGAACTGGCCGTCGGTGGCCGGACCCAGCACCTTGCCCCATTCGGCGCGGCCGACCTCGGCGTAGTAGTCGATTGCCGACATGGCCCAGGTGCATTCGTCGAAGGATTCCTTGTAGGTCTTGCCCATCTCGCGGGTCAGCATCTCGGCGATCACCGGCCGCGTCTCGCGCAGAAGATGCGAGACCTCATGCAGCAGCTCCGCGCGGGTGAGCGCGTTGGTCTTGTTCCAGACCTTCTGCGCCTTGTTGGCGACGCGGATCGCCTCCTCGACCTCGGACTCGGTGGAATCTGCGACCTTGCCCACGACATCCTCGGTCGCGGGGTCGATCACGTCGAACTGGGTCGAGGCCCTGCTGGCGCGCTGCTCGCCCCCGATCAGGAGGCGGTTGCTGAGGCGTTGGAATTCGGCGAGTGCGGTCATAGTCGTCGTTCCTCCCTGAGATCGATTGGATTCTTGCTGTTGATTCCCGCCCTCAATAGCTGGGCGGCGTGATGGCCCAGATCACCACCGTCTCGATGGCGCCGGGATTGCGATAGCGATGGGGCAGCGTGCTCTTGAAGGTGAAGCTGTCGCCTTCCCAGAGCCGGAAGCGCTTGGCGTTGATCCAGAGATCGAGCTGGCCGGCGATGACGATGCCGGCCTCCTCGCCGATATGGGTGTAGGGCGCCTCGCCGCTGGTGGCACCCGGCGGGAAGCGGCTCAGCAGCAGCTCGAGCTGCCCGTCGAGATAGGGCGTCAGCAGACTGTCGGTGATGCCGTGGCTGTAATGGAGCGTGCGGCGCCGGTCGGCGCGCACGATGAAGTCGCGCTCCTCCTCGGGCCCCGGCGCGTTCTCGGCGAAGAACCAGCTGATGTTGACGCCGAGCGCCTTGCCGATGTCGTGCAGCGCGATGACGGATGGGTTGGAGAGGCCGCGCTCGATCTGGCTGAGGAAGCCGACCGAGAGGCCCGTCTTCTCGCCGAGCTCCTCCAGCGTCATGTCGCGGGCATGGCGCAGGCTGCGCACCTCGCGGCCCAGATGATGCGAGAGCTCGCCGCTGCTGCCGGGAGCGGGCTCGCCGGGCAGCAGCTTGGAGGCGCGGATCATGCGCCGGTTGGCATTCGCCGAGGTCTTCTGGGCTCTCCCCGCCATATCGAGCGGCAGGCTAGTGCCGCCGGTGAAAATTATCAAAAAACTTTCACTGGCCTGGAATTGGACTCCCGCGGCAAGGGCGCCGGTGGACCGAATCGTCCCTGCCCCTTATGGTCCGCGAGACTGTGCCATAATGGGCACCTCCCACCGACCTGCCAGGGCCTAAACCTCGATGATTCCACGCTATAGCCGTCCCGAAATGACCCGGATCTGGGAACCGGAGAACCGCTTCCGCATCTGGTTCGAGATCGAGGCGCATGCCTGCGACGCCCAGGCCGAGCTGGGGGTGATCCCGAAGGAAGCGGCCCAAGCGGTCTGGGAAAAGGGCAAGTTCGAGATCGCGCGGATCGACGAGATCGAGCGCGAGACCAAGCATGACGTGATCGCCTTCCTGACCAACCTGGCCGAGCATATCGGCCCGGCCGCGCGCTTCGTGCATCAGGGCATGACCTCCTCGGACGTGCTCGACACCTGTCTCGCGGTGCAGCTCAAGCAGGCCTCCGAGCTGCTGCTGGCCGATCTCGACAAATTGCTGGCCGCGATCAAGAAGCGCGCCTTCGAGCATAAGCTCACGCCGACCATGGGCCGCAGCCATGGCATCCATGCCGAGCCCACCACCTTCGGCCTCAAGCTCGCCGGCCATTACGCCGCCTTCGACCGCGCCAGGGCGCGCCTCACGGTCGCGCGCGAGGAGATTGCGACCTGCGCCATCTCCGGGGCGGTCGGCACCTTCGCCAATATCGATCCGCGCGTCGAAGAGCATGTCGCGAAGAAACTGGGCCTCAAGCCCGAGCCGGTCTCGACCCAGGTGATCCCGCGCGACCGCCACGCGATGTTCTTCGCCACGCTCGGCGTCATCGCCGGCTCGATCGAGAATCTCGCGACGGAGATCCGGCATCTGCAGCGCAGCGAGGTGGCCGAGGCCGAGGAGTACTTCTCGCCGGGCCAGAAGGGTTCCTCGGCGATGCCGCATAAGCGCAATCCGGTGCTGACCGAGAACGTCACCGGCATCGCGCGGCTGATCCGCGGCATGGTCACGCCGGCGCTGGAGAATGTGGCGCTCTGGCATGAGCGCGACATTTCGCACAGCTCGGTCGAGCGCGTGATCGGCCCCGACGCCACCATCGCGCTCGATTTCGCGTTGTCGCGCATGGCGACGGTGGTCGAGAAGCTGGTGATCTATCCCGCCGCGATGCAGCGCAATCTCGACCTCTTCGGCGGCCTGGTCCATTCGCAGCGCGTGCTGCTGGCGCTCACGCAAGCCGGCATGGCCCGCGAGGAGGCCTATCAGACGGTCCAGCGCAACGCGATGAAGGCCTGGGAGACGCGCGGCGATCTACTGGCGCTGCTGAAGCAGGATCCGGCCGTGACGGCCAAGCTGAAACCGGCGGAACTCGAGGCGCTCTTCAACCTCGACTACCACTTCAAGCATGTGGACACGGTGTTCAAGCGGGTATTCGGGAAGGGCTAGCTCCAATCCCCTCCCCCGTCTTTCCGGGGGAGGGAACAGGAATCTTAGCCCTTCACTTCCGACATCACCTCTTTCCGCGCCAGTTCCTGCAGCTCGGTGAGGTGGCGGCGGATGCGGTGTTCGGAGATCTCGATGCCGCGATCCTCGAAATCCGCCAGAAGCTTCCGGATGACCGCCTCGCTGCCATGCTGGTCGATCTCGGTCATGACCAGGCTCTTCGCATAGCCGTCATGCTCCGCAGCCGGCAGCCTCAGCAGGCGTGCGGCCCAGAGCCCCAACAGCCTGTTGCGCCGGGCGTGGATCCGGAACTGGAGTTCCTGCTCATGCTGGAACTGGCCTTCGAAGGCGCGCTCGCGATCGTCGAATACCGACATGGGTCACTTCCTCCGCTGTCGCGAGGGCCGGGATGAACCCGGTCCCCGCTCGCATGAAGTGACGCGTCGGTGCCGCTGTGGCTGCGCGGCCGGCTACGTCACTTCGTCTCGGACATCACCTGCTGGCGCGCGATCTCGCGAAACTCGGTCAGCTGATGGCGAATCCGATGGTCCGTCATCTCGATGCCCTTCGCCTTGAAATCGGCCAGCAGCTTGTCGACGACATCGTCGTCGCCGGGCTTTTCCAGGTCGGCCATGACCACCGACTTGGCGTAGGCGTCATGCTCGGCCGCCGGCAGCTTCATTTCCCGGGCGGCCCAGAGGCCCAACAGCTTGTTGCGGCGGGCTGAGATTTTGAATCCAAGCTCCTGGTCATGCTTGAATTTCCCCTCGAATCCGCGCTCGCGATCGTCAAAGCTCGTCATACCCCTGGATCTCCTATTGGTGCCTCGGGCGGTCCGGTTTGCCCGCCTCAGAAGTGGCCCTGGCGGGCGCCGCCGTCAAGATTTTCTGTCCGATGGTTAACGTCGATAGCACGGCGGTCGCCCTCCCAAAGCCAGCTCCTGACCTCTTGCCAGCGGCGCCTGAACCTGTCATTGGCCTCGGCTCATGTGCAGTGTGGTGATTTTGCTGCGGCCCGGCCATGACTGGCCGGTCATCGTCGGCGCCAATCGTGACGAAATGAAGAACCGGCCCTGGGCGCCCCCGGCGCGCCATTGGCCGGACCGGCCGGAAGTCGTTGCGGGCATCGACAAGCTCGCCGGCGGCAGCTGGATGGGGCTGAACGACCACGGCGTCGTGGCGGCCATCATGAACCGGATGAACACGCTCGGGCCCGCCGCCGGCAAGCGCAGCCGCGGCGAGCTGGTGCTCGAGGCGCTGGACCATGCCGACGCGCGCGCGGCCGTGGGCTTCCTCACCGACCTCGATCCCGAGGCCTATCGTCCCTTCAATCTGGTAGTGGCGGACAATCGCGACGCCTTCTGGATGCGCAATCTCGGCAGCCGCGAGGAAGGCCGGGGCGTCTCGGTCGAGCGCATCCCGCCCGGCGTCTCCATGCTGACCGCCCATGACCGCAACGACCGCGCCCACAGCAAGCGGATCGCGCATTTCCTGCCGCAGTTCGAGAAGGCGCCCGTCCCCGAACCCGCCACGAACGGCTGGCAGGGCTGGGAAGGGCTGCTGAAGGATCGGACGCCGGCACCGGGCGGCTCGGTCTATGACGCCATGTGCATCGTCGGCGAAGACGGATTCGAGACGGTCTCGAGCTCGCTCCTGGCCCTGCCCAGAGTGGGACTCGACCGCCGCGCGATCTGGCGTTTCGCGGCCGGCCGTCCCGACCTCCAGCCCTTCCAAAACCTCAGCTTTTAAGCGGGTTTCCCTGCGTCCCCGGGCGCGGTTGTCACTCCTTATCGCGCCTGCTATAGAGACCCCGACCGGCGGGACCGCCGTGCCGATTTTTCTTGGGCGCGCCAAGCCTTACGCGGCCCCTCCCACCCCCCGGAGCTCGCCATGTCGCGTCGGCGTCGCATTTATGAAGGCAAGGCGAAGATCCTCTATGAAGGGCCTGAGCCGGGCACGCTGGTGCAGTACTTCAAGGACGACGCCTCGGCCTTCAACAATCAGAAGAAGGGCACCATCACCGGCAAGGGGGTGCTCAACAACCGCATCTCCGAATATCTGATGGTGAAGCTGGGCGAGATCGGCGTGCCGACTCATTTCGTCCGGCGCCTCAACATGCGCGAGCAGCTCGTGCGCGAGGTCGAGATCATCCCGATCGAGGTGGTGATCCGCAACGTCGTCGCCGGCTCGTTGTCGCAGCGCTTCGGCATGGCCGAGGGCGCCGCATTGCCGCGCTCGATCGTCGAATATTATTACAAGTCCGACGAGCTGGGCGATCCGATGGTGAGCGAAGAGCATATCACCGCCTTCGGCTGGGCGAGCCCCCAGGACCTCGACGACATGCTGTCGCTGTCGCTGCGCACCAATGATTTCCTGACCGGGCTTTTCCTCGGCGTCGGCCTGCGGCTCGTCGACTTCAAGGTCGAGTTCGGGCGGCTCTATGAGAACGAGGAGATGCGGATCGTGCTGGCCGACGAGATCAGCCCCGATTCCTGCCGGCTCTGGGACGTGAAGACCAACGAGAAACTCGACAAGGACCGCTTCCGCCGCGATCTCGGCGGGGTGGCGGAGGCCTACCAAGAGGTGGCGCGACGGCT
The nucleotide sequence above comes from Hypericibacter terrae. Encoded proteins:
- the purB gene encoding adenylosuccinate lyase → MIPRYSRPEMTRIWEPENRFRIWFEIEAHACDAQAELGVIPKEAAQAVWEKGKFEIARIDEIERETKHDVIAFLTNLAEHIGPAARFVHQGMTSSDVLDTCLAVQLKQASELLLADLDKLLAAIKKRAFEHKLTPTMGRSHGIHAEPTTFGLKLAGHYAAFDRARARLTVAREEIATCAISGAVGTFANIDPRVEEHVAKKLGLKPEPVSTQVIPRDRHAMFFATLGVIAGSIENLATEIRHLQRSEVAEAEEYFSPGQKGSSAMPHKRNPVLTENVTGIARLIRGMVTPALENVALWHERDISHSSVERVIGPDATIALDFALSRMATVVEKLVIYPAAMQRNLDLFGGLVHSQRVLLALTQAGMAREEAYQTVQRNAMKAWETRGDLLALLKQDPAVTAKLKPAELEALFNLDYHFKHVDTVFKRVFGKG
- a CDS encoding aldehyde dehydrogenase family protein, producing the protein MTALAEFQRLSNRLLIGGEQRASRASTQFDVIDPATEDVVGKVADSTESEVEEAIRVANKAQKVWNKTNALTRAELLHEVSHLLRETRPVIAEMLTREMGKTYKESFDECTWAMSAIDYYAEVGRAEWGKVLGPATDGQFHYTIKDPLGVVVIILPFNYPLCLLCWEAAAALASGNAVIIKPSEMTSLVTMKFLEAFSAVLPPGVVQCVTGGGRVGGQLVASRDTHMIAFTGGIETGQKVAQACATDFKRCLIEASGNDPFIVMPSAPLDIAARGASFGAFINCGQVCAAAERFYVHEKVHDEFVERVVAEAKKVRIGNGLAKSDMGPLASRKERDRYEGIVARAVKEGARVVTGGGRPAGLNRGFFAECTVMTNVTPEMEIMNRESFGPVLPVCKVKNFDEAIALANRSRYGLGATIYTKDLEESMRAVNELEAGMVWVNAPLLDNDAGPFGGRKMSGMGRQLGAEGLDTFRHTKLAMIDPAASAHDFWWFPYKDSEMYQGKK
- a CDS encoding helix-turn-helix domain-containing protein; the encoded protein is MAGRAQKTSANANRRMIRASKLLPGEPAPGSSGELSHHLGREVRSLRHARDMTLEELGEKTGLSVGFLSQIERGLSNPSVIALHDIGKALGVNISWFFAENAPGPEEERDFIVRADRRRTLHYSHGITDSLLTPYLDGQLELLLSRFPPGATSGEAPYTHIGEEAGIVIAGQLDLWINAKRFRLWEGDSFTFKSTLPHRYRNPGAIETVVIWAITPPSY
- the purC gene encoding phosphoribosylaminoimidazolesuccinocarboxamide synthase; translation: MSRRRRIYEGKAKILYEGPEPGTLVQYFKDDASAFNNQKKGTITGKGVLNNRISEYLMVKLGEIGVPTHFVRRLNMREQLVREVEIIPIEVVIRNVVAGSLSQRFGMAEGAALPRSIVEYYYKSDELGDPMVSEEHITAFGWASPQDLDDMLSLSLRTNDFLTGLFLGVGLRLVDFKVEFGRLYENEEMRIVLADEISPDSCRLWDVKTNEKLDKDRFRRDLGGVAEAYQEVARRLGILPEGGPRDLKGPSTMQ
- a CDS encoding DUF1476 domain-containing protein; amino-acid sequence: MSVFDDRERAFEGQFQHEQELQFRIHARRNRLLGLWAARLLRLPAAEHDGYAKSLVMTEIDQHGSEAVIRKLLADFEDRGIEISEHRIRRHLTELQELARKEVMSEVKG
- a CDS encoding NRDE family protein; the encoded protein is MCSVVILLRPGHDWPVIVGANRDEMKNRPWAPPARHWPDRPEVVAGIDKLAGGSWMGLNDHGVVAAIMNRMNTLGPAAGKRSRGELVLEALDHADARAAVGFLTDLDPEAYRPFNLVVADNRDAFWMRNLGSREEGRGVSVERIPPGVSMLTAHDRNDRAHSKRIAHFLPQFEKAPVPEPATNGWQGWEGLLKDRTPAPGGSVYDAMCIVGEDGFETVSSSLLALPRVGLDRRAIWRFAAGRPDLQPFQNLSF
- a CDS encoding DUF1476 domain-containing protein gives rise to the protein MTSFDDRERGFEGKFKHDQELGFKISARRNKLLGLWAAREMKLPAAEHDAYAKSVVMADLEKPGDDDVVDKLLADFKAKGIEMTDHRIRHQLTEFREIARQQVMSETK